A window of the Cannabis sativa cultivar Pink pepper isolate KNU-18-1 chromosome X, ASM2916894v1, whole genome shotgun sequence genome harbors these coding sequences:
- the LOC115699408 gene encoding 1-aminocyclopropane-1-carboxylate oxidase 5 — MAIPVIDFSKLNSGESRAETLAQIANGCEEWGFFQLVNHGISDVLLERVKRVCEECFKMEREEKFYKSTAMNLLNELGQKNNGDKLEDADWEDVFTLMDGAEWPSNTPGFKETMGEYRTELKKLAEKIMEVMDENLGLPKGNIKTAFNCGVEDNGNGNSNGNEAFFGTKVSHYPPCPHPELVNGLRAHTDAGGVILLFQDDNVGGLQILKDGKWIDVQPIPNAIVINTGDQIEVLSNGRYKSVWHRVLVGTSGNRRSIASFYNPSLKATIAPAPELLLVEKSADQDHKHLDQIYPKFVFGDYMSVYAKQKFLPKEPRFQAVVRAV; from the exons atgGCAATTCCAGTGATTGATTTCTCAAAGCTCAATAGTGGAGAGAGCAGAGCTGAAACTTTGGCTCAAATTGCCAATGGGTGTGAGGAATGGGGTTTCTTTCAG CTGGTGAATCATGGAATTTCAGATGTGCTGCTGGAAAGGGTGAAGAGGGTGTGTGAAGAGTGTTTTAAGATGGAAAGAGAAGAAAAGTTCTACAAGTCAACAGCTATGAATTTGTTGAATGAGTTGGGTCAAAAGAACAATGGGGACAAATTAGAGGATGCTGATTGGGAAGATGTTTTTACTCTCATGGATGGTGCTGAATGGCCTTCCAACACCCCTGGATTcaa GGAAACAATGGGTGAATACAGGACAGAGCTAAAGAAGTTAGCAGAGAAGATCATGGAAGTGATGGATGAGAACTTGGGTTTACCAAAGGGAAACATCAAGACAGCCTTCAACTGTGGAGTTGAAGATAACGGTAATGGTAATAGTAATGGTAATGAAGCGTTTTTCGGGACAAAGGTGAGTCACTACCCTCCATGTCCTCATCCAGAGCTAGTGAATGGGCTCCGAGCTCACACCGATGCAGGCGGTGTGATCTTGTTGTTCCAAGATGACAATGTGGGTGGCCTTCAAATCCTTAAAGATGGGAAGTGGATTGATGTTCAACCAATTCCCAATGCTATTGTCATCAACACAGGGGACCAAATTGAGGTTCTAAGCAATGGTAGATACAAGAGTGTTTGGCACAGGGTTTTGGTTGGCACTAGTGGGAATAGAAGATCAATTGCTTCTTTTTACAATCCATCACTCAAGGCTACCATTGCTCCAGCACCTGAATTATTATTGGTGGAGAAATCTGCAGATCAAGATCACAAACACCTGGATCAGATTTATCCAAAGTTTGTGTTTGGTGACTACATGTCAGTTTATGCTAAGCAGAAGTTCCTTCCCAAGGAACCAAGATTCCAAGCTGTAGTGAGAGCAGtgtaa